A stretch of DNA from Rhizobacter sp.:
GGGCGATTGTTGTAGACGCTCAGCGCTTGGGCTGCGTCAGCCGCGGCTGCGGCTTGCTGCCGCCATCGCGCCGCGGCTCGGCGCGCGGGCCTTGCGGCTTGGCGCCCTGGCGCGGCGGATGGGCGCTGCCGCCGCCGCTGCGTGCCGGCGCCTGCCCGTGCGACGGGGCCGGGCTGCGGGCGGCGTGCTGCGCCGGCCTCTGCTCCTGCCGGCCACCTTGCGCCGGCCGGCCACTGCCCGTGTTGCCGCCGCGCGACCCGCCACCACCACCGCCGTGGCGATGCCCGCCACCGCCGCCACGCTTGACACCTTCGCCGATCGTCATGCGGCCGAGCACGATGGGCTCGGGCTTCTCGCTCGGGTGCGGCTCGAAGCCGGGCACGATCTCCTTCGGGATCTCGCGCTTGATGAGCTTCTCGATGTCGCGCAGGAAGATGTTTTCATCCACGCACACCAGCGACACCGCCTCGCCTTGGGCGCCCGCGCGGCCGGTGCGGCCGATGCGGTGCACGTAGTCTTCGGGCACGTTGGGCAGCTCGAAGTTGACGACGTGGGGCAGCTGGTCGATGTCGATGCCGCGGGCGGCGATGTCGGTCGCCACCAGCACCTGCAGCTCGCCGCTCTTGAAGTCGGCCAGCGCCTTGGTGCGCGCGCTCTGGCTCTTGTTGCCGTGGATGGCCATCGCGCTGATGTCCTGCTTGAGCAGGTATTCGACGAGGCGATTGGCCCCGTGCTTCATGCGCGTGAAGACGAGCACCTGGTGCCAATCGTTTTCCTTGATCAGGTGCGAGAGCAGCTCCTTCTTCATCTCGCGGCCGACCGGGTGCACCTTCTGCGCGATGGCGTCGTTGGTCTGGTTGCGGCGGGCCACTTCCACCAGCGCCGGCTTGTTGAGCAGGCGATCGGCGAGCGTCTTGATCTCGTCGCTGAAGGTGGCCGAGAAGAGCAGGCTTTGCTTCTGCTGCGGCAGGATGGCGAGCACCTTCTTGATGTCGTGGATGAAGCCCATGTCGAGCATGCGGTCGGCCTCGTCGAGCACGAAGATCTCGATGTGGCTCAGGTCGAGCGTGCGCTGCTGCGCGTGGTCGAGCAGGCGGCCGGGCGTGGCGACGAGGATGTCGACACCCTTCTTCAGCTTGTCGATCTGCGGCTGCATTCCGACGCCGCCGAACATCACCATCGAGCTGAGCTTGGTGTACTTGCCGTAGTTGCGCACGCTTTCTTCCACCTGCGCGGCGAGCTCGCGGGTGGGCGTGAGGATCAGCGCGCGGATGGGCATGCGGCCGCGTGCATCGCGCACCGCGGGCTTCTGCAGCAGGCGGTGCAGCAGCGGCAGCGTGAAGCCGGCGGTCTTGCCGGTGCCGGTCTGCGCGCCGCCGAGCAGGTCGCCGCCTTGCAGCACGATGGGGATGGCTTGCGCCTGGATGGGGGTGGGGGTGGTGTAGCCCTGTTCGTGCACGGCACGCAGCAGCGGCTCGGCGAGGCCGAGAGAATCAAAAGACATGGAATGGGGGAAGAACGATCGGCCTGTCGCTTGAATGCCAAGCGCCAGTCGCAGGCAGAGGGGAGGAGGGGAGCCGGCCGGTGCCGTGTGGCGAGGTCTCGGGCTCGAGTCAGAACTGACAGCGGCGCAGTGACTGGGACTGCGACGGTGCGCGGATTCTAGCGGCCGGCCCGTGTCCACGCCGTGACGGGGCCCTTCCCCCGCAACAAGGGGGGCCAAGACGTGATCCATCTGGCACCGCGAACGCGTCTTTCCAGACAAGCCGCCTCGCTTCGAGGCGGCGCCATCCCGGAGAGACATTCCCATGAGCGCCAAGGCCAAGCAATTCCTCGAACAGAAACTGCGCGAGACCCTCGCCGAATGCCACGTGCCCGCGCTGGCGGCGGCGCTCGTGCGCGAGAGCGGCAACACGATCGTGAGCGCCGCGCAGGGCGTGCGCAAGGTCGGCGCCTCGGGCGCGGCCAACGCGGTGCAGCCCGGCGACAAGTTCAACCTCGGCTCCATCAGCAAGGTGATCACCGGCACGCTGATGGCCAAGCTGATCCAGGAAGACGTGGGCAAGCTGCGCTGGACCACCAAGCTCGGCGACGTGTACCCCGAGCTGTGGCTCTTCCCGATCGCGCGCGACGGCTACAAGAACGTGACCGTCGAGCAGATGCTGGCGCACACCGCGGGCTTCCCGTACACACCGGTGAACGACGAGGTGAACGACTGGATCACCTACACGCCGCTGGACATGACCAAGTCCAAGCTCAAGAAGCGGCGCGTGCTGTACGTGCTGAATTCCATCCTCGACAAGCCCGCCTACTGGCCGCCCACCAGCGGCTTCGAGTACAGCGGTGGCGGCATCATCGCCGCGAGCATGGCCGAGAAGAAGACCGGCAAGACCTACGAAGACCTGGTGCAGCAGTACGTCTACGGGCCGCTCGGCATGACGCAGTCGGGCTTCGGCGTCACCAGCAGCGGCGCACTCACCGGCCCCTGGCAGCACCGCTGGGACGGTGACGAGCGCACCATCTCGGCCGACCACAACACCCACCTCGCCGGCTTCAACTGGGGCGCGCGGGCGCCGGTGGGCAGCGCCTGCTGCTCGGCCGCCGACATGGGCAAGTTCATGCGCGAACACCTGCGCCCTGATCCGCAGGTGTTGTCGACCGCCATGCGCAGCGACATGCAGACGCACGAGGTGTCGACGCATTCCGACTTCGTGCGCGGCGCCTGGGCGTCGACCAACCCCGGCTCCAGCTCCGCCGAGATCTGGCACAACGGCGACAACGGCACGGCCTATGCGCACATGTCGGTGCGGCCCTCGGAAGGGGTGGGCTATGCGGCCATGTCCAACCTCAGCTCCACCGTGTCGTCGGGTGCGGTGCATGAGATGCACGAGGTGATGGGCCAGATGCACGCCCAGTGGAACACGCTCTTCGGCCCCGGCAGCCCCGATCTCGTGGAATGCGCCCACCCCGTGCCCGCGCTCACCTTCACCGGCTCCACGCTGTGGGCCTTCGGCCGCCGGCACGACGGCAGCGTGCGCCGCTACAAGTCGACCAACCACGGCGCGAACTTCAGCGCCATGGGCGACTTCGGCGCAGCCCGCATCAACTCCGGCCTCGGCGCGGCCAGCTCGGCCGACGGCCAGAAGCTCTTCGTCATCGGCCGCGGGCTCGACAACAAGGCCTGGTTCAGTGGGTCGACCAACGGCGGCACCAGCTGGCAGGGCTGGCTGCCCATCCTCGCGGGGGTGTTCCTCTCGGGCATCGCCATCGCCTGCAACGCGGCGGGCAGCATCGTGCACGCCGTGGGCATCGGGCAGGACCGCCGCATGTGGCGCGCCCGCTCCACCGATGGCGGCCAGCACTGGACGGGCTGGACACCCGTCGGCCAGGGCGTCTTCACCTCCGGCCCGGCCATCGCCTGCTCGAGCGACGGCAAGGTGGTGCACGTGGTCGCCCGAGGCAACGACCTGCGCGCATGGCGCAACGTGTCGCTCGACAGCGGCGCCAACTTCCAGCCGCACTGGGCGCCGGTGGGCAAGGGCGTGTTCGGCTCGGGCCTCGGCCTCGCCTGCAGCGACACCGGCGCGCGTGTGGTGCTCATGGGCCGCGGCTTCGACAAGTCGATGTGGACCAACACCAGCACCAACACCGGCACCGGCTGGCAGGCGCACTGGAAGAAGGTCGACACCGGCACCTTCACCTCGGCCCCCGTGCTCGCCACGACCTCGGGCGGTGCGCACCTGCATGCGTATGCCTACGGCGGCGACTTCCGCATCTGGGGCAACCGCTCGCTCGATGGCGGCAACAGCTGGGCGGGCTGGGGCCAGAAGCACGGCGACTTCTTCCTCTGACGGTTTCACGGGCTGCGCGGCAGCCCCCGATGCCGCGACCACTTCTTTCCTGCTTGGAGGACTCTCATGAGACGCACGATCTCTCGCGCCGTGGCACTGGCTTCGGCCCTGTCGGTGGTTTTCACCACCTCGGCACACGCCGCCTCACCCGCGGCCAGCGCCTGCCCCGACTATTTCTTCCTGAGCGGCAACCTCGCGCTCAACCCCAACTTCGAGACCCCCGCGCCTGGCGTGCCCGTCGGCAGCGCCAAGTGCTGGCAGAACGGCGACCCGTCGCCCGTCACCTCGGCCGCGGCCAACTGGCAGATGCACAGCAGCAATGCGGGTGCGCCCGTGTGCTCCACGCTCGTGAGCGGCAGCGCGCCCGGCCCCGGCGGCAGCACCCTGCTCGCCTTCCGTGCCGGCAGCAACGAAGGCGGCATCTACCAGAGCCATGCTCTCGACCCGAAGAAGGCCTACATGTTCTCGGTGTGGGTCATGGTGCGCAGCGGCCAGGTCGCCATCCAGTCGCGCGGCATGACCGGCGGCCCGGTCGCGTGGACCAGCAAGATCGGCGAGTGGGAGCAGCTGCGTGTGTGCACCAATTCGCTGGTCAACACCGACATGCTGGTCGTCTTCAACCAGGCGGCCACCGGCGGCCTCTTCTACGTGGACCGCGCCGAGCTGCGCGAGATCCCCATCCGGGAGTGACGCCATGACGAGCCTTCTGCGAACCCTCGTCGCGGCCTGCATGGCCGTGGCCTGCACTTGCCTCGCAGCCTGTGGTGGCGCCTCGCCCGCCAGCGGCTATGCCGAGGAACTCAACGAACCGGCACCGGCCACCGCCACCCACGGCAGTGCGCTCGCCGACCTGCCTGACCCCTCCACCGAGACCGGGAGCACCCCATGAAGACGCTGTACCTCACCGCCGCGCTGCTCGCCTGCAGCACCGCCGCCTCGGCCAAGAACGAAATCATGACCGACCGCTGCAGCCACGAAGTCACCATCGTGAACTGGGGCAACGGCCCCAACCCCGCCGGCGAGCCCGTGTTCCTCAAGCGCCACAACGGCAAGACGAACTGGACTTCGCCCTTCACCGTGAAGCTGAGCGACGACGGCCACATCCGCTGGTGGTGCCACTCCACCAAAGGCAACGCCTTCGATGCCGGCACCTGGCGCCTGAAGAACGTGTACGCCGGCTACGGCTGCAAGCTCTACGCCGACAACACCCCCGAAGACTGCGGCCCCAACGGCAGCTTCAGCATCGGCTCGTCGGAATGGAAGGGCTGGACGCCCGAGCGCTCGCGTTGCGGCAACCGCTCGAACCGCATCCGCGCCCGGCTCGATGGCAACCGCAAGCTGCTCATCGAGTGCCTGCCGAAGAACTGACCGGCAGGCTGGGCACGAGACAGGGCCTTACTTCGCCTTCGCGGTGTAGGCCTTGGCCTGCTGGCCGACCACGTCGATCAGGTCGCCGATGCCCAGGCTCACGTCGATGAGGTGCAGGCCCCAGGTGTCGACCACGTTGCCACCGGCGACCACGTCGCCGCCGAAGTCGTCGGCGCGGTTGTCGGGGGTGGCCTTGGCGGCGAGGTAGCTGCCGTTGGCGTTGTTCACGCACTGCGTGGTCACGAAGCCGGGCAGGTAGAAGAAGGGCGTGTCGACCGAGGCGACCAGCGCCTGCCACTTGGCCGTGCCCGGGCCGGTGGCGGCCGAGACGTCGCTGCGCTTGGAGAACCACACCTTCGACTGGGTGGCACCGCCCGCGAGCGCGGCCGGGTGGTTGCAGGCCACTTCGTCATTGCCGACCGGGCGGCCGAAGAGCGAGCCGCTCGGCGGCGGCGTGTTGGCGCGGAACGAGACCCACGAGATGGCGCAGCCGGTCTGGCTCGCGCTTCGGCACAGCGGGGTCGACTTGAAGTTGCCGCCGACGTCCTGCCCCTTGGGCACCATGAGGTTGCTGCCGATCGGGATCACCGAGACGACCTGCTTCTGCACCGGCTTGCCCTCGACTTCGCGCGCCACCAGCTCGGTGATCATGCGCGCGCCCTGCGAATGGCCGATCAGCACCACGCCGCGGCCCTTGTTGTCGTGGGCGAGGTAGTGGTTCCAGGCGGCGACCACGTCGCCATAGGCCATGCCGGCGTCGGCCTTCATCGGCGTGCCGGTGAAGCGGCTGCGCAGCGCGGCCAGCGTGATCTGGCGGTACAGCGGCGCAAACATGCGGCACTGCGTGCGCAGCGGCGAGAACTGCGCGAAGGTCACGCTCTGCTCTTCGGGCCCGGCGTTCATGTCGCTGTTGCCGCCCGGGTCGTTCGAGACGGTGGGGTAGACGTAGAAGCAGTCGATCGGCGCGTTGGCATTCGCCACGATGGCCGGGCCCTTGGTGCGCTGGCCGTCGGCGGTGATGGTGGTCACGCTCAGCGGCAGGGCGCAGACGTCGTTGCGGCCCGGGCGGCACAGCCAGGTGTCGGGCTTGTTGTAGTCGACGGTGCTGGTGGTCGGGGCAGGCGTGGTCGAGGGGATCGACGGGGCCGCCGGCTTGGCGGGGGCGGCCGGCGGCGTGGTGGGTGTCGTGTGGGTCGCACATGCGGCCAGCAGCAACAAGGTGCCGCTGGCGGTGGTCAGGGCGAGGGCGCGGGTGAGCAAGGAAGGGTTCATGTGCAGGGGCCGCGGAAGTGCCGCAGCTTCGATGTTATTAGACGATCGTTCTATTATCGAAGCCACCCAATTCGAAGGCACTGCGGGTGATCCCGCTGTTGAGCCGCTTCCGTTCTTGCAGGCAGAGCAAGGCAGCCGAAGCCCGGCAGGGGCTTCGGTCTGTGGCTACTGCTGAACCGCGGCCTTCTTGGCTGCAGCGTCCTGCGGAACCTTCGGCGGAGAAGGCTTCTTCGCGCCGGCAATGTTCCCGCCCTTGTCGGTGTCGGCGCTGCTCGGTGCGGCGGTGCCGGCTTTTTCTCCCGAGGCGCTCTTGGTCTGCTGTGTTCCTGCCTGCGGCGACGAGGCAGTCTTGGCTGTCGCCTTGCTGCTGCTGGACACCTTCGGTTTGTCGTCCGCAGCGTGCGCGATGGACACGCACAGGCCCAGGCAGAGGGCTAGCGCGGCGTGCAGGCCACCGCGAATCGTCTTGCTCATGGTCATCTCCTTCTTCAGTAGGCCATCAGGGCCAATAGGGGGGAGGGGGAAAGCTTGGCTGTCGGCCCCTGTTCCAACAGCTCTCTGGATAAAACGGAAAACATCTGCCCATCCGGTCGTCGGGCCAGCACTTCGCCATAGGCACGAAGCGAGGCCACGAGGGCCGCACGATGTGGAGGGGTGGCTTGCGACCGCCAGTGGGCCTGGTCGCGCATCACCTGGACCTTGATTCGATCGGGGTGGCCCTCGGGCAGGAGCGCCAGGGCCATGGTGCAGGCAGCGTCATAGCTGACCCTTGCCGCCGCTGCACCTTGCTCGGCATCGATTGCAATCGCCTTGAGCATGAGCGTTGGCCAGAGGTCCGCATGGCGCGGCCCGTAGATGTCGTGCTGGTGCTCAAGCGTCGCGTCCAGCAGCGCGCGAGCCGCGGTGGTGCGCCCGCGCCGGAGTTCGCACTCGGCGAGCAGCATGCGGTTGCGTTCGGCAAAGGGTCGGCTGGCTGCGTCGCCTGACTCGAAGTGCGCCAGGTTGGCGCGCAGCAGGGGTTCGGCCCGGGAGCAGTCGTCGCGTCTCAACGCGTGGCGTGCGGCGATCGTCTGCACGATCTGCCGGACATCGGGCTCGGATGAGCGGATCGCCCTTTGAAGCGCATCGTCCAGCGCTACAGCAGCCTTGCCATGTTCTCCGCTGTGGAAGTGGCCGACGGCGAGCGACGCCAGGCTGTAGATGGTGTAGGTGTCGCCTTCGCCGTAGTACTTGCGCAGCTCGTCGACCAGGGGCATCAGCTGGTTGACGGCCTCGCGGTACTGCCCGAGGTCCAGCTCGAACATGGCGAGGTCGTAGCGTGCGAGCAGGCCGTGTACGGGTTTGGCGCCAGCGACGCTTTTGACCGCCGATGCCAGGACGTTTCGGGCCTCCGGCCAGCGCCCCAGTTCTCGCAACGCGACGGCCTGTTCCTGCAAGGCGTGAATGTGGCTGGGGTGGCCCGCTCCGAGATGACGCGCCGCCAGGGCAGCCGCTTTGGCGAGTTGGTCCTGCGCGTCGGCGAGTTTTCCTTCCCGACGCAAGATTTCGCCCAGCTCGACCTGCGCGTTCACCGCTTCGGCCGTGGAGGACCGGCCCGTTCGCTGCGCGACGTCGATCAGCTCGGCCAGCAGGACCTTGGCCTCTTCCGTCTGCCCGATGCGCGACTTCATGTAGGCGAGGCTCTGCATCACCTGAAGGTACTGGGGCGTCGATGTCTGTCCGGAGTCCACGAGGTGTTGACGGCTGATCGTCAGGGCCTCCAGCGCTGTGGCCATGTCGCCGGAGGACTGCAGCATGAGCCCGAGCGGTCGAGCCACCTCGCCCCGCAAGGCGGGGTCGCTCTGCAGCTCCTGCTTCGCCTGGCTCCAACCCTTGCGCAGCAGGTCGATGACCGGGACCTGCGCTTTGCCGCTTTCTTCCGGGGAGAGGTCGGTGAAGATGTGGGTCAGCACCTTGATCACCGCTTTCGTGCGATCGGTTTCCTGCGCTGCGCTGCGCCACTGCCATGCGGTGGCGGCGATGCCGAGCACCAGGCTCAGCATGACCCCGGCCAACGCAACCACCTGCACACGGTTGCGCTGCGCGAACTTGCGGGCGCGGTAGCCGAAGGTGTCGGGCTGCGCGCTCACAGGCTGGTGGTCGAGGTGGCGCTGCAAGTCGTCGCGCAGCTCCTGCACCGTGGCGTAGCGCTCACCGGGCGACTTCTTCAGCGCCTTGGCGACGATGGTTTCCAGATCGCCGCGCAAGGCCTGCTGCAATGAAGACAAGCTGGTGCCGCGTGACACCGTGGCGTCGGGCGACTCGCGCAGTGCCGCCGTCAGGCTGCGGGCCGGCTCCTCGACGATGGCCCGCGCGAGTGCTGCCACCCCCCGCGAGGTGTTCGCATACGGCCGCGCGCCGCTGAGCAGGCCGAACAGCACCACGCCCAACGCATACACGTCGGTGGCCGTCGTGATCGGCTGCCCCTCGATCTGCTCCGGCGCCGCGTATTCCGGTGTGAGGCCGGCCGGTGCCGCGCGGGTGAGTTCGGTCAGCTCGGTGTCATCGTCGCCGGCCAGCAGCTTGGCCACGCCGAAGTCGAGCAGCTTCACGTGGCCGTCGTCGGTCACGAGGATGTTGGCCGGCTTCAGGTCGCGATGCACGACGAGGTGCGAATGCGCATACGCCACCGCGTCGCACACCTGCATGAAGAGCTTGAGCCGCGCGTCGATGCCGAGCTGGCGTGCATCGCACCAGTGGTCGATGCGCTCGCCGGGCACGTATTCGAGCACCAGATAACGCGTGCCGTCGGGCGTGAGACCGGCGTCGAGCAGTTGCGCGATGTGCGGGTGGGTGAGCCGCGCGAGAAATTCGCCTTCGCGGGCGAAGCGGGCCTGGGCCTGCGCATCGAGGCGCGTGGCGTGCAGCAGCTTCACGGCGGCGCGCCCGCTGTAGAGCCCGTCGCTGCGGGTGGCGAGCCACACCTGGCCCATGCCGCCGGAGCCGATGGTCTCGCGCAGCTCCCAGGCGCCGAGACGTGTGCCTGCGGCCTGGGCAGGGGGCGCCTCGACCGGCAGCGGGGCCGCGTCGGCGAGGAAGTCTTTCGCCTCGGCCGCGCGGTCGGCCTCGATCATCGCCAGCAGGCGAGGGTAGAGCGCCGGGTGCTCGGCTTCGATGCGCTTCAGCTCGGCCGCGCGGGAGCTGTCATCCGCATCGGCCCAGCGGTCGAACAAGGCCAGCACCTCGCGCCATGCTTGGGTCGACGGCGCGGTGATGGCCATGAAGAAGCCTCAGGCGCTGAGGTAGTCGAACAGGAAGGCCCGGGCCCGGCGCCAATCGCGCTTGAGCGTGGGCACCGAAAGCTCCATCACCTCGGCGCACTCTTCCATCGTCATGCCGCCGAAATAGCGCATCTCCACGAGCTTGTGGCCACGCTCGTCCACCCGCTCCAGCGCCTGCAGGGCTTCGTCGACCGAGAGTGCATCGGGCTGGTTCGGCAGCTCTTCAAAGGCCGCGGTGCTGAGCGTCACCTCGGCCACGCCACCGCCGCGCTTTTGCGCCGCGCGCTCGCGCACGTGGTCGACGATCACGCTGCGCATCACGGTGCTGGCATACGCGAAGAACTGGCGCCGGCTGCTGCCGCCCGGCGCTTCGCCGCAGCGCAGCCAGGCCTCGTGAACGATGGACGAGGGATCCAGCGTGATCGGCCCCGCCTTGGCGAGGTGGCTTCGTGCCAGGCGCTTGAGGTCGGCGTAGAGCAGGGTGAAGAGACGGTCCCTGGCAACGCTGTCGCCAGACTGAATCTGTTCAAGCAGCAAGGTGATTTCGCTCATGGGCGCGGCCATTCTATGCATGGGGCCACCCCCTAGATTGAGTGATCCGTGAACGATCCGTTTGAGCTGCGCGCCGCGTCTGTACATGCAGGAGCCCTTGTCGGGTATCCGCATTCCCAATAGGAGTCACTCTCATGAGCGAAACAGGTGTCGGTGTATTTGAAGGTCTCTCGGATCCCAAGCTGGATTACTTGGCCAAGCGCGTGGCGAACATGGGCCGGTTGGCCACATATCGCGTGATCGCGAAGGCAGGCGACCCGTCGAAGGTGCTTGCGCCGGCTGACAAATCGTCGATTGAAGCGATCGCGCTGTCGCGATTTCTGGCGCAGCCCGCCGTCAAGCAACAGCGGGCCGTGCAGAAGGCAAAGGCGTTCATGGCGTTGCCCGTCGCGTCACGCAAGCGCAAGTTCGGAGAACTCGCCAGCATCGATCTGCACAGCGCGAAGCCCATCCACGAGATGGCGCGCGCGATCCCCATCCCCGCGGCCATGCGCATCGATGCAGCCCATGTGCAGCGCCTGGCGGCCGACCCGAGTCTTTTCATCGAAGGCTTCCAACAGCCCGACGCTGGCGGTGGGTTCACCCCTCAGGCCGATTTCGACAAGCTCCGGCTGCGCATCCGCAAGGTCAAGTGCAACGACGAAACGGACGGCGCCTTTGGCTCGGAAGCGGGTGACGACGAAATCAGCATGGGTGGTATCAAGGTCGACGAAACCGGTGATGTCGACAAGCTGAGCGTGTTTTCGGTGGGCAACAGCTTCGATGACGGTGAATCGAAAACCTACAACCCGCCCAAGAAGTTTGCGGCGTTCAACTTGCGCGAGGGGAGCAAGTGGCCGAAGACCTATTACGTCTCGATGGTCCTGGCCGAGCGAGACAACGGCGGCTTGCCAAGCTACATGAGCGACCTCTTCAACTACACCAAGGACAAGGTGTCCGAGCTGGTGGAGCAGTTTGGTGTGTCGGCCTTGGGCTCTGAGCTGGGCAAGATCGCGGCTGCGATTGCCGTTGCAGCCTTTCAATCCTTGCTCGATTTCTTCACCGAAATCTGGGAGGACGACATCTTCCCGGTGATCACCGCCTACGCGAACATCAAGTCCTTGAACCATGTCTTCGCCAGCGGAACGCGCACCAGCTCCGAAAAGCACAAGTGGGTCAAAGCACACGGCGGCAAATACACCGTCTATTTCGACTGGCAGGTTGCCGAGGACTGACCGTGCGCGCGGCATCGCGAAACATCATCGATGCTGCGCGGCTTTGCCGGGCGTTTGCTCGAGCGGTTGATCGACAAACGTCGACAGGGGCGCGGCACGCACCCAAGGTTGCCGCGTTCGATGACGCCTGGTTGTTGAG
This window harbors:
- a CDS encoding DUF3089 domain-containing protein produces the protein MNPSLLTRALALTTASGTLLLLAACATHTTPTTPPAAPAKPAAPSIPSTTPAPTTSTVDYNKPDTWLCRPGRNDVCALPLSVTTITADGQRTKGPAIVANANAPIDCFYVYPTVSNDPGGNSDMNAGPEEQSVTFAQFSPLRTQCRMFAPLYRQITLAALRSRFTGTPMKADAGMAYGDVVAAWNHYLAHDNKGRGVVLIGHSQGARMITELVAREVEGKPVQKQVVSVIPIGSNLMVPKGQDVGGNFKSTPLCRSASQTGCAISWVSFRANTPPPSGSLFGRPVGNDEVACNHPAALAGGATQSKVWFSKRSDVSAATGPGTAKWQALVASVDTPFFYLPGFVTTQCVNNANGSYLAAKATPDNRADDFGGDVVAGGNVVDTWGLHLIDVSLGIGDLIDVVGQQAKAYTAKAK
- a CDS encoding DEAD/DEAH box helicase, with translation MSFDSLGLAEPLLRAVHEQGYTTPTPIQAQAIPIVLQGGDLLGGAQTGTGKTAGFTLPLLHRLLQKPAVRDARGRMPIRALILTPTRELAAQVEESVRNYGKYTKLSSMVMFGGVGMQPQIDKLKKGVDILVATPGRLLDHAQQRTLDLSHIEIFVLDEADRMLDMGFIHDIKKVLAILPQQKQSLLFSATFSDEIKTLADRLLNKPALVEVARRNQTNDAIAQKVHPVGREMKKELLSHLIKENDWHQVLVFTRMKHGANRLVEYLLKQDISAMAIHGNKSQSARTKALADFKSGELQVLVATDIAARGIDIDQLPHVVNFELPNVPEDYVHRIGRTGRAGAQGEAVSLVCVDENIFLRDIEKLIKREIPKEIVPGFEPHPSEKPEPIVLGRMTIGEGVKRGGGGGHRHGGGGGGSRGGNTGSGRPAQGGRQEQRPAQHAARSPAPSHGQAPARSGGGSAHPPRQGAKPQGPRAEPRRDGGSKPQPRLTQPKR
- a CDS encoding sigma-70 family RNA polymerase sigma factor: MSEITLLLEQIQSGDSVARDRLFTLLYADLKRLARSHLAKAGPITLDPSSIVHEAWLRCGEAPGGSSRRQFFAYASTVMRSVIVDHVRERAAQKRGGGVAEVTLSTAAFEELPNQPDALSVDEALQALERVDERGHKLVEMRYFGGMTMEECAEVMELSVPTLKRDWRRARAFLFDYLSA
- a CDS encoding serine hydrolase, with translation MSAKAKQFLEQKLRETLAECHVPALAAALVRESGNTIVSAAQGVRKVGASGAANAVQPGDKFNLGSISKVITGTLMAKLIQEDVGKLRWTTKLGDVYPELWLFPIARDGYKNVTVEQMLAHTAGFPYTPVNDEVNDWITYTPLDMTKSKLKKRRVLYVLNSILDKPAYWPPTSGFEYSGGGIIAASMAEKKTGKTYEDLVQQYVYGPLGMTQSGFGVTSSGALTGPWQHRWDGDERTISADHNTHLAGFNWGARAPVGSACCSAADMGKFMREHLRPDPQVLSTAMRSDMQTHEVSTHSDFVRGAWASTNPGSSSAEIWHNGDNGTAYAHMSVRPSEGVGYAAMSNLSSTVSSGAVHEMHEVMGQMHAQWNTLFGPGSPDLVECAHPVPALTFTGSTLWAFGRRHDGSVRRYKSTNHGANFSAMGDFGAARINSGLGAASSADGQKLFVIGRGLDNKAWFSGSTNGGTSWQGWLPILAGVFLSGIAIACNAAGSIVHAVGIGQDRRMWRARSTDGGQHWTGWTPVGQGVFTSGPAIACSSDGKVVHVVARGNDLRAWRNVSLDSGANFQPHWAPVGKGVFGSGLGLACSDTGARVVLMGRGFDKSMWTNTSTNTGTGWQAHWKKVDTGTFTSAPVLATTSGGAHLHAYAYGGDFRIWGNRSLDGGNSWAGWGQKHGDFFL
- a CDS encoding protein kinase, with amino-acid sequence MAITAPSTQAWREVLALFDRWADADDSSRAAELKRIEAEHPALYPRLLAMIEADRAAEAKDFLADAAPLPVEAPPAQAAGTRLGAWELRETIGSGGMGQVWLATRSDGLYSGRAAVKLLHATRLDAQAQARFAREGEFLARLTHPHIAQLLDAGLTPDGTRYLVLEYVPGERIDHWCDARQLGIDARLKLFMQVCDAVAYAHSHLVVHRDLKPANILVTDDGHVKLLDFGVAKLLAGDDDTELTELTRAAPAGLTPEYAAPEQIEGQPITTATDVYALGVVLFGLLSGARPYANTSRGVAALARAIVEEPARSLTAALRESPDATVSRGTSLSSLQQALRGDLETIVAKALKKSPGERYATVQELRDDLQRHLDHQPVSAQPDTFGYRARKFAQRNRVQVVALAGVMLSLVLGIAATAWQWRSAAQETDRTKAVIKVLTHIFTDLSPEESGKAQVPVIDLLRKGWSQAKQELQSDPALRGEVARPLGLMLQSSGDMATALEALTISRQHLVDSGQTSTPQYLQVMQSLAYMKSRIGQTEEAKVLLAELIDVAQRTGRSSTAEAVNAQVELGEILRREGKLADAQDQLAKAAALAARHLGAGHPSHIHALQEQAVALRELGRWPEARNVLASAVKSVAGAKPVHGLLARYDLAMFELDLGQYREAVNQLMPLVDELRKYYGEGDTYTIYSLASLAVGHFHSGEHGKAAVALDDALQRAIRSSEPDVRQIVQTIAARHALRRDDCSRAEPLLRANLAHFESGDAASRPFAERNRMLLAECELRRGRTTAARALLDATLEHQHDIYGPRHADLWPTLMLKAIAIDAEQGAAAARVSYDAACTMALALLPEGHPDRIKVQVMRDQAHWRSQATPPHRAALVASLRAYGEVLARRPDGQMFSVLSRELLEQGPTAKLSPSPLLALMAY